From Erigeron canadensis isolate Cc75 chromosome 8, C_canadensis_v1, whole genome shotgun sequence, one genomic window encodes:
- the LOC122580124 gene encoding uncharacterized protein LOC122580124, producing MAFICGSHANQEEDDFEVFFSVPSTPQRKPTRRHSFCSRSNKENNKNPYSNRGLDKFEALLADLDGKRQKIYTQKGSEDISLVRFVYSSSSDVKPIIVKVKNQKKQDKDQKKQDKDHNIKLENTKLSILPPKHHGEARNTSRDMVIMQQGKSWYSVDQLSKKFGEWWKPWYSLPLFVILVLVFLIFFGRSVAILCTSLGWYLVPMINERSDNMKKPKKNMKKEYSRKASEKIVTSPRSVLNNNGLIS from the coding sequence ATGGCTTTCATATGTGGATCTCATGCCAACCAAGAAGAAGACGATTTTGAAGTATTTTTTTCAGTTCCATCAACTCCTCAAAGAAAACCAACAAGAAGACATAGCTTTTGTAGTAGAAGCAACAAGGAAAACAATAAGAACCCGTATTCGAACCGTGGGCTAGATAAATTTGAAGCTCTTTTGGCGGATCTTGATGGGAAGAGACAAAAGATTTATACACAAAAAGGGTCCGAAGATATATCATTAGTTCGGTTTGTGTATTCAAGTTCTAGTGATGTAAAACCAATTATTGTCAaggtcaaaaatcaaaaaaagcAAGACAAAGATCAAAAAAAGCAAGACAAAGATCACAACATTAAGCTAGAAAACACGAAATTGTCTATATTACCTCCTAAACATCACGGTGAAGCTAGGAACACGTCTAGAGATATGGTAATAATGCAACAAGGAAAATCTTGGTATAGTGTTGATCAATTGAGTAAGAAGTTTGGTGAATGGTGGAAGCCTTGGTATAGTTTACCTCTTTTCGTGATTTTGGTTTTggtgtttttgattttttttggaCGGTCTGTCGCGATTTTGTGCACTTCTTTAGGATGGTATCTAGTGCCCATGATTAACGAGAGATCCGATAACATGAAAAAACCgaagaaaaatatgaagaaagAGTACTCGAGAAAAGCTAGCGAGAAGATCGTTACGTCTCCAAGAAGTGTTCTTAACAATAATGGGTTAATTAGTTGa